In a single window of the Sander lucioperca isolate FBNREF2018 chromosome 19, SLUC_FBN_1.2, whole genome shotgun sequence genome:
- the kcnk13b gene encoding potassium channel subfamily K member 13b: MACRSGCCCGSGPINEDNARFLLLALFIVIYLLCGAAVFSALEQPKEREANERWAQRFEQFSQKYNLSKKDLNNFLRNYEEANVAGIRVDTIRPRWDFTGAFYFVGTVVSTIGFGMTTPATIGGKVFLMFYGLLGCAATILFFNLFLERVITVIAVVLKSCHQRRHNKAVLAPNGRQVSEGNRAGEVGGSGGGKGADLAGWKPSVYCVMLILGAAAILVSCCASLMYSAAEGWGYLDSLYFCFVAFSTIGFGDMVSSQRAVYEGHATVAYRLGNFFFILTGVCCIYSLFNIISIVIKQVLNWLLRRLEAPCRCCFPRRGHHPHRHPRRNVVAPGHLRARRDPSIETDAINESETDNGRRMSGEMISMRDFLAANKVNLAIMQKQLSEMAIGHPRQSSSNSRQNGFSGGVGALGIMNNRLAETSVDR, encoded by the exons ATGGCATGTAGGAGCGGCTGCTGCTGCGGCTCCGGTCCCATAAACGAGGATAACGCGAGGTTTCTGTTGCTGGCGTTGTTCATCGTCATTTATCTCCTCTGTGGGGCCGCAGTCTTCTCCGCGCTGGAGCAGCCGAAGGAGCGCGAAGCCAATGAGCGCTGGGCGCAGAGGTTCGAGCAGTTCAGCCAGAAGTACAACCTGAGTAAGAAAGACCTGAATAACTTCCTCAGGAACTACGAGGAGGCGAACGTGGCGGGCATCCGCGTGGACACAATCAGACCTCGATGGGACTTCACCGGCGCTTTTTACTTCGTGGGAACTGTGGTGTCAACCATTg GGTTTGGGATGACCACTCCTGCCACCATTGGAGGAAAAGTCTTCCTGATGTTCTACGGCCTGCTCGGCTGCGCAGCCACCATCCTCTTCTTCAACCTCTTTCTGGAGCGTGTCATCACCGTCATCGCCGTCGTCCTCAAGTCCTGTCACCAGCGACGCCATAACAAAGCTGTGCTCGCACCGAATGGCCGGCAGGTCTCTGAGGGAAACAGAGCAGGCGAAGTTGGAGGAAGTGGAGGGGGGAAAGGGGCAGATCTGGCCGGCTGGAAGCCTTCGGTCTACTGTGTCATGCTCATTCTAGGAGCGGCGGCCATCTTGGTGTCCTGCTGCGCCTCGCTCATGTACTCGGCGGCCGAGGGCTGGGGCTACCTGGACTCGCTCTACTTCTGCTTCGTGGCCTTCAGCACCATCGGTTTTGGAGACATGGTGAGCAGCCAGCGGGCCGTCTACGAGGGCCACGCCACGGTTGCGTATCGCCTGGGCAACTTCTTCTTCATCCTCACCGGTGTCTGCTGCATCTACTCCCTCTTCAACATCATCTCCATCGTCATCAAGCAGGTCCTCAACTGGCTGCTGAGGAGGCTGGAGGCCCCCTGCCGCTGCTGTTTCCCCAGGAGGGGACATCACCCGCACCGGCACCCCCGGCGGAACGTGGTGGCCCCGGGCCACCTGCGCGCCCGCAGGGACCCCTCCATCGAGACAGACGCCATCAACGAGAGCGAGACTGACAATGGGCGCAGGATGTCTGGGGAGATGATCTCCATGAGGGACTTCCTGGCAGCCAACAAG GTGAATCTGGCTATTATGCAGAAGCAGCTTTCAGAGATGGCCATTGGGCACCCGCGCCAGTCCAGCTCCAATTCACGTCAGAACGGATTCTCAGGAGGGGTGGGCGCCCTTGGCATCATGAATAACCGGCTGGCAGAGACGAGCGTGGACAGATAG